A window of the Enoplosus armatus isolate fEnoArm2 chromosome 5, fEnoArm2.hap1, whole genome shotgun sequence genome harbors these coding sequences:
- the cwf19l2 gene encoding CWF19-like protein 2, producing MAAHGLSFESSSSIQERKDSKRQSRQEAIEKAKQQYEREEKRKELKRQRGEDTWMLPEINQRLQEIEDEGSVKSKKKKEKKSKKKKEKKKKEKKPAEAGDGSSDSSEVSGEEWVEAQPQTQAAKAWQLPANESKPSESHLSPAQNVQRDEWMTFDFLAMSTTSTAERRAEKERLKEEERAKAQAIEQAGLHKLELNPYWKDGGTGLPPEEKAGTAATKGPVVNDGGLSWLRKNYQRMKEQAEREQRSLNDVVAERYGSMDEFQQRLADAEKAVYGERRGGGGEGDRMARGGWRKGENEARERWRRKEGDGAESDRWRRNERERDSSPTDRERYHAGRGEERERGGYRGREEERGRDGDRFREKDRDRERDRERDGNNDRDRERDRGRDRDRERGRDGGRDRDRDRDRDRDRERDRDSERNRERDWPSVASSSSSSSSGHSWSHRSPSLGSLKGRFLKPSEDDDRGEAPERPPPPARPSAGFLKPSSDDEDSGPRGPTSVPAWKKNSNPAPESYSLEKPQQEKERDPGKTGTAPQDGLCGDKAAVTTSRSDSESEEEEEVPLLSEEEMNKLGAKLVKAEIMGNTAMVEKLKSQLDAAHKAKESHAARKKLQETAKLKQVAGHSSEDQEVLLFRTDQSGRAWPVNAPSGPQEPHGGRRKKKPIDTHVDGQRVRYFQDDDNMGLKEMVRREKMSSAQDQNALYSRMAAKMMGKTDGDNYTLDDMFVSSAAQREGEGREEERMRSKAIGDSRRLAASMDKCHHCFSSQELQKHLIVAIGSKVYLSLPAGVSMTEGHCLICPLHHHCSATGLDEDVWSEMQLFRRTLVRMFESQELDCVFMETHMNPRRRQHMVLECIPLPRELGDMAPIYFKKAIMECDEEWAMNKKIVDLSSKDIRQAVPRALPYFAVDFGLQGGFAHVIENEQKFPHYFGKEVVGGMMDLEPRRWRKFIRENFDDQRKKVLQFAQWWKPYDCTKTEG from the exons ATGGCGGCGCACGGACTCAGTTTTGAGAGTTCGAGCAGCATCCAAGAAAGAAAGGATAGTAAACGACAGTCGCGGCAAGAGGCGATAGAAAAG GCCAAGCAGCAATATGAGcgggaagagaagaggaaggagctgaagaggcagagaggggaggacacTTGGATGCTCCCTGAGATCAACCAGAGGCTGCAGGAGATCGAGGAT GAGGGCTCAGTgaagagcaagaagaagaaagagaagaaatctaaaaagaaaaaagagaaaaagaagaaggagaagaagccagCAGAAGCAGGAGATGGCTCTAGTGACAGCTCAGAG GTTTCAGGGGAGGAGTGGGTTGAGGCTCAGCCTCAGACACAAGCTGCTAAAGCCTGGCAGCTTCCTGCTAATGAGTCCAAGCCTTCAGAGAGCCACCTTAGCCCAGCCCAGAATGTCCAG AGAGACGAATGGATGACCTTTGACTTCCTGGCAATGAGTACCACgtccacagcagagaggagggctgAGAAAGAAcgactgaaggaggaggagagggcaaaGGCTCAGGCCATTGAACAG GCTGGTTTGCACAAATTGGAGCTAAACCCGTACTGGAAAGATGGAGGAACTGGTCTGCCCCCAGAGGAGAAGGCTGGTACTGCAGCAACAAAAG GCCCTGTAGTGAATGATGGAGGTCTGAGCTGGCTGAGGAAGAACTACCAGAGGATGAAGGAGCAGGCAGAAAGGGAGCAGCGCAGCCTCAACGATGTGGTGGCTGAGAGATACGGA TCAATGGACGAATTTCAGCAAAGACTTGCAGATGCTGAGAAAGCTGTGTatggagaaaggagaggaggaggaggagaaggagacagaatgGCCAGAGGCGGgtggaggaaaggagagaatgaggccagagagagatggaggagaaaagagggagacgGGGCAGAGAGCGATCGGTGGAGAAGaaatgaaagggaaagagaTTCGTCacccacagacagagagagataccatgctggaagaggagaggagagggagaggggagggtatcgaggcagagaggaggagagaggtcgAGACGGAGACAGGTTTAGAGAGAAggatagagatagagagagggacagagaaagagacggtAACAacgatagagacagagagagagatagaggaagagacagggacagggagagggggagggatggaggaagagacagagatagggacagagacagggacagagacagagaaagggataGGGATAGTgaaagaaatagagaaagagattgGCCCAGTgttgcatcatcatcatcatcatcatcatctgggCATAGTTGGAGTCaccgctctccctctcttgggTCACTAAAAGGCCGCTTCCTCAAACCCTCAGAAGATGATGACCGTGGTGAAG CTCCAGagcgtcctcctcctccagcacgGCCTTCCGCAGGATTCCTGAAACCCAGCTCTGATGATGAAGACTCTGGTCCACGTGGACCAACCAGTGTTCCAGCCTGGAAGAAGAACAGCAATCCTGCCCCTGAATCTTACAGCTTGGAGAAAccacagcaggagaaagagagggatccTGGGAAAACTGGAACTGCTCCTCAAGATGGCCTGTGTGGTGATAAAGCTGCCGTGACGACATCAAG GAGTGATAGtgaaagtgaggaggaagaggaggttccactgctgtcagaggaggagatgaacaaACTGGGAGCCAAACTGGTGAAGGCAGAGATCATGGGCAACACG gccatggttgagaagctgaaatcacAGCTGGACGCAGCACATAAAGCCAAAGAGAGCCACGCTGCCCGAAAGAAGCTACAAGAAACAGCTAAGTTAAAGCAG gttGCAGGTCACTCCAGTGAAGACCAGGAAGTCCTGCTGTTCAGAACAGACCAATCAGGTCGGGCCTGGCCAGTCAATGCTCCCTCTGGACCTCAGGAGCCCCATGGAGGACGACGCAAGAAGAAACCG atTGACACTCATGTTGACGGGCAGCGTGTGCGCTACTTCCAGGATGATGACAATATGGGTCTGAAGGAGAtggtgaggagggagaagatGAGCTCTGCACAGGATCAGAATGCCCTCTACTCTCGCATGGCTGCCAAG ATGATGGGGAAGACAGACGGTGACAACTACACGCTGGATGACATGTTTGTGTCGAGTGCAGCGCAGCGGGAGGgcgaggggagggaggaggagaggatgaggagcaaAGCCATCGGGGACAGTAGGAGGCTGGCTGCCTCCATGGACAAATGCCACCACTGCTTCAGCAGCCAAGAGCTCCAGAAACACCTGATAGTGGCAATAGGCAGCAAG GTGTACCTGAGCTTGCCTGCAGGGGTGTCGATGACCGAGGGCCACTGTCTCATCTGTCCTCTCCATCATCACTGCTCTGCCACCGGATTGGATGAGGATGTCTGGTCAGAAATGCAG CTATTCCGGCGTACTTTGGTGCGGATGTTTGAGTCCCAGGAGCTGGACTGTGTGttcatggaaacacacatgaacCCACGCAGAAGACAACACATGGTCCTGGAGTGTATCCCACTACCCCGAGAACTGGGCGATATGGCGCCCATATACTttaag AAAGCTATCATGGAGTGTGATGAGGAATGGGCCATGAACAAGAAGATTGTCGACCTCTCTTCGAAAGACATCCGCCAAGCT GTTCCTCGGGCTCTGCCCTACTTTGCTGTAGACTTTGGACTCCAGGGAGGGTTTGCTCATGTCATTGAAAATGAACAGAAGTTCCCCCATTACTTCGGCAAG GAAGTGGTTGGAGGCATGATGGACTTGGAGCCGCGACGTTGGAGAAAGTTTATCAGAGAGAACTTTGACGATCAGAGGAAAAAAGTCCTGCAGTTTGCACAGTGGTGGAAACCGTACGACTGTACCAAGACTGAGGGCTAG